The following are encoded in a window of Phycisphaerae bacterium genomic DNA:
- a CDS encoding PLP-dependent aspartate aminotransferase family protein codes for MAGNSHSDRESERQAHNRTRMIHGASRSRRWDYSHHVVPPISSSATFRLDSAERGTQGFEDFAHDSADLHDPIYIYDRLDEPTRGMLEDNLAVAEGGETALCFASGMAAISAAVGCLLRSGEDLVAHHVVYGCTYSLFTRWLPRFGITVRFVDFTDAGALRAAILKNTRVVYFETPVNPDMSLIDIQAVRRVVDEVNRDRPASEKVWSVVDNTFATPVCQRPLRHGADIVCHSLTKGIGGFGTDVGGAVIAPKSLRNQLLMHRKDFGGILSPKAAWATLVYGLPSLAARMANYQKTAHHVARHLAGHPKVEMVRYPGLESFPQFALAKKQMCDPKGHFAPGSMLYFVLKGERDDAAVGRRFVDYIARNSYAICLAVSLGQIKTLIECPFSMTHSAVPHDVLMQRGIVPGGIRLSCGLEDWEDIVADLMEALSAI; via the coding sequence GTGGCAGGGAATTCGCATTCCGACAGGGAGTCCGAACGGCAGGCGCATAACCGCACACGGATGATTCATGGCGCCTCGCGGAGCCGGCGCTGGGATTACTCACATCACGTCGTACCGCCGATCTCCAGTTCGGCCACCTTTCGGTTGGATTCGGCGGAACGGGGGACCCAGGGCTTTGAAGACTTCGCGCACGATTCGGCCGATCTCCACGACCCGATCTACATCTACGACCGACTCGACGAGCCGACTCGCGGAATGCTCGAGGACAACTTGGCCGTCGCCGAGGGCGGGGAAACAGCGCTCTGTTTCGCATCGGGCATGGCGGCCATTTCGGCGGCCGTGGGTTGCCTGCTTCGCAGCGGCGAGGATCTCGTCGCACATCATGTTGTCTACGGCTGCACCTATTCGCTGTTTACCAGATGGCTGCCGCGATTTGGAATAACGGTTCGTTTTGTTGACTTTACCGATGCTGGGGCGCTCCGCGCCGCAATCCTGAAAAATACTCGCGTCGTGTATTTTGAGACGCCGGTAAACCCGGACATGTCGCTGATCGACATCCAGGCCGTGCGCCGCGTCGTCGACGAGGTGAACCGCGACCGACCCGCTTCCGAAAAGGTTTGGTCGGTTGTCGATAACACCTTTGCAACGCCGGTTTGCCAGCGTCCTCTGCGGCACGGGGCGGACATCGTTTGCCATTCGCTCACGAAAGGCATCGGGGGCTTCGGCACCGACGTCGGCGGTGCCGTGATCGCGCCGAAATCGCTGAGAAATCAACTGCTCATGCATCGCAAGGACTTCGGCGGCATTCTGTCGCCGAAGGCGGCGTGGGCCACGCTGGTTTACGGGTTGCCGTCACTGGCGGCGCGAATGGCCAACTATCAGAAGACGGCGCATCACGTGGCTCGCCATCTTGCCGGGCATCCGAAGGTAGAGATGGTTCGTTATCCCGGCCTGGAGTCGTTTCCCCAGTTTGCCCTCGCGAAGAAGCAAATGTGCGATCCAAAGGGACACTTCGCACCGGGAAGCATGTTGTATTTTGTACTCAAGGGCGAACGCGACGATGCCGCGGTCGGCCGGAGATTCGTCGACTACATTGCGCGCAACTCCTATGCGATCTGCCTGGCCGTCAGCCTCGGACAAATCAAAACGCTGATTGAATGTCCGTTCAGCATGACGCATTCGGCGGTGCCGCACGATGTGCTCATGCAGCGCGGCATTGTCCCCGGCGGCATTCGCCTGAGCTGCGGTCTGGAAGACTGGGAGGACATCGTGGCCGACCTCATGGAGGCATTAAGCGCAATCTGA
- a CDS encoding DUF2294 domain-containing protein: MKTQGEIEAAICEVIRRFELEYMGRGPADIHAHLVGELLVVRLKGVLTAAERHLVQSLTSADGRDLLKQVRTQLIESARPRMAAMIQEVTGVNVLSLHHDISTVTGEELIVFTLAELPPIRETKKNNVRA, encoded by the coding sequence ATGAAAACTCAGGGAGAAATCGAAGCCGCCATCTGCGAGGTAATTCGCCGCTTTGAGTTGGAATACATGGGCCGGGGACCGGCGGATATTCATGCCCACCTGGTCGGCGAACTTCTCGTCGTTCGGCTCAAGGGAGTCTTGACCGCGGCCGAACGGCATCTGGTTCAATCACTGACGTCAGCGGACGGGCGGGACCTGCTCAAGCAGGTTCGCACCCAGTTGATTGAGTCGGCGCGGCCCCGGATGGCGGCCATGATTCAAGAAGTGACCGGCGTGAACGTGTTAAGCTTGCACCACGACATTAGCACCGTTACCGGCGAGGAACTCATCGTCTTTACCCTCGCCGAGTTGCCCCCCATTCGCGAAACGAAGAAGAACAACGTCCGGGCATGA
- a CDS encoding rhodanese-like domain-containing protein — protein sequence MTPAIRRALVVFPLGLILWGCSHSTKSTVQTASSEREEASPPSPVHMTLVRQESPPELPTYPSVDFEELSEHIQNKSAVIVDARSAKSFSGGHVRGAINVPAGEKEAYTEQYLRQLDHDRLIIIYCSNPTCHASDMLYEYLASQGFTNMRLFVPGWQRLASAKELR from the coding sequence ATGACTCCCGCAATTCGACGCGCGCTGGTCGTTTTTCCGCTGGGCCTGATCCTCTGGGGATGTTCGCATTCAACGAAATCGACCGTTCAAACAGCTTCCTCGGAACGCGAAGAAGCGTCACCGCCCAGCCCCGTCCACATGACCCTGGTTCGGCAGGAGTCGCCGCCCGAACTCCCCACGTATCCCAGCGTCGATTTCGAGGAGCTCAGCGAGCATATTCAAAACAAGAGCGCCGTCATCGTTGACGCCCGGAGCGCAAAGTCATTCTCCGGAGGGCATGTGCGCGGAGCAATCAACGTCCCCGCCGGCGAAAAGGAAGCCTATACCGAGCAATACCTGCGACAGCTGGACCATGACCGGCTCATCATCATCTATTGCAGCAATCCAACCTGCCACGCGAGCGACATGTTGTACGAGTATCTCGCTTCGCAGGGGTTCACCAACATGCGGCTTTTTGTTCCCGGTTGGCAGCGGTTGGCATCGGCCAAGGAGCTGCGATAG
- a CDS encoding Na-translocating system protein MpsC family protein, with protein MKKTHLSMARQIAEAIGNFELRTGSYLPKSITVVMSDSTLVITLHGALSPVEQTLAQSASGADRLQEFHQALFANAPGSLRQEIKKITGMEVCEAATEIEPAAGAVAKVSTSGTVVHVLLLEGGVPTDTWSGMGPKAEDAEITKEPCLVCTDKRKSP; from the coding sequence ATGAAAAAAACCCATCTCAGCATGGCGCGGCAGATTGCGGAAGCAATCGGCAATTTTGAGTTGCGGACCGGAAGCTATCTTCCCAAGTCGATCACCGTGGTGATGAGCGACAGTACTTTGGTCATCACGCTGCACGGAGCCCTGTCCCCCGTCGAGCAGACGCTGGCGCAAAGTGCGAGCGGCGCCGATCGGTTACAGGAGTTCCACCAGGCGTTGTTTGCCAACGCTCCTGGCTCACTTCGGCAAGAGATCAAGAAGATCACCGGGATGGAAGTGTGCGAAGCCGCCACGGAGATTGAGCCGGCCGCTGGTGCCGTCGCAAAAGTATCCACCTCCGGGACCGTGGTACACGTCCTATTGCTCGAAGGCGGCGTGCCCACGGATACATGGAGCGGAATGGGCCCAAAAGCCGAGGACGCGGAAATAACGAAAGAACCATGCCTGGTTTGTACGGACAAAAGGAAGAGCCCGTGA